In Deltaproteobacteria bacterium, a single genomic region encodes these proteins:
- a CDS encoding sigma-54-dependent Fis family transcriptional regulator — protein sequence MLELLLRREHYQVVHADSGEAAIELLGREDVDVVLTDVRMPGMGGLALVEWLKRERPGLTAIVMSAFGTIELALEAMHAGAYDYIAKPFKQDEVVLTLRKAEERERLRRENHALRQQLRDSGATTEWLGDMLIRSAAMQQVARTVRKVAPFKTGVLVLGESGVGKELVSRAIHAASPRASGPFVAVNCGAIPESLLESELFGHVRGAFTDATADKRGLFEEAKGGTLFLDEIGELPLALQVKLLRALQEEEVRRVGDVRSIKIDARVLAATSRELHQMVEDGSFRQDLYYRLDVMPIAVPPLRERRDDIPPLVEHFIARVNARLGTKVRGLSEEALARLLAYHWPGNVRELENTIEHAAVMCEGGILQLGDLPERVHKTASPSAGFTLALPEGDLSVKRAQRALEREFILRALAQTDGNRTHAAKLLDLSHRALLYKIKEFGLG from the coding sequence ATGCTCGAGCTGCTGTTGCGGCGCGAGCACTACCAGGTCGTCCACGCCGACAGCGGCGAAGCGGCCATCGAGCTGCTGGGGCGCGAGGACGTCGACGTGGTGCTGACCGATGTGCGCATGCCCGGCATGGGCGGCCTCGCGCTGGTCGAGTGGCTCAAGCGCGAGCGCCCGGGGCTGACCGCGATCGTGATGAGCGCCTTCGGGACCATCGAGCTCGCGCTCGAGGCCATGCACGCGGGCGCGTACGACTACATCGCCAAGCCCTTCAAGCAGGACGAGGTCGTGCTCACGCTGCGCAAGGCCGAGGAGCGCGAGCGATTGCGGCGCGAGAACCACGCGCTGCGCCAGCAGCTGCGCGACTCCGGGGCCACCACCGAGTGGCTCGGCGACATGCTGATCCGCAGCGCGGCGATGCAGCAGGTCGCTCGCACCGTCCGCAAGGTCGCGCCGTTCAAGACCGGCGTGCTGGTGCTGGGCGAGTCGGGCGTGGGCAAGGAGCTGGTCAGTCGCGCGATCCATGCCGCGAGCCCGCGTGCGAGCGGGCCGTTCGTGGCGGTCAACTGCGGCGCGATCCCCGAGTCACTGCTCGAGTCGGAGCTGTTCGGCCACGTGCGCGGCGCCTTCACCGACGCGACCGCGGACAAGCGGGGTCTGTTCGAGGAGGCCAAGGGCGGCACGCTCTTCCTCGACGAGATCGGCGAGCTGCCGCTGGCGCTGCAGGTCAAGCTGCTGCGCGCGCTGCAGGAGGAGGAGGTGCGGCGTGTCGGCGACGTCCGCTCGATCAAGATCGACGCCCGGGTGCTCGCCGCGACCTCGCGCGAGCTGCATCAGATGGTCGAGGACGGCAGCTTCCGCCAGGACCTCTACTATCGCCTCGACGTGATGCCGATCGCGGTGCCACCGCTGCGGGAGCGCAGGGACGACATCCCACCGCTGGTCGAGCACTTCATCGCGCGGGTCAACGCGCGCCTGGGCACGAAGGTCCGTGGGCTCAGCGAAGAGGCGCTCGCGCGACTGCTCGCGTATCACTGGCCGGGCAACGTCCGCGAGCTCGAGAACACCATCGAGCACGCGGCGGTCATGTGCGAGGGCGGCATCCTGCAGCTCGGCGACCTGCCCGAGCGCGTGCACAAGACCGCGAGCCCGAGCGCCGGCTTCACGCTCGCGCTGCCCGAGGGTGACCTCTCGGTGAAGCGGGCCCAGCGGGCGCTCGAGCGGGAGTTCATCCTGCGGGCCCTGGCGCAGACCGACGGCAACCGCACCCATGCGGCCAAGCTGCTCGACCTCAGCCACCGGGCGCTGCTCTACAAGATCAAAGAGTTCGGCCTGGGCTGA
- a CDS encoding PilN domain-containing protein, which produces MIRINLAPTKRKRSSAGTVVAAAPGRNNTAVASGGGGSGAASLLLMVIAWAALGGAGWYLLGIEEDATLAVRGQAATIGNEVNEIKGVIDEAGLKAREDDIARQKLAIDKLKAKQRTPVYVMYEIASILTDAQLGGSVTIDQEKYKKNKADDPQSEINERWDPSGLWLTSIEENGSKLTISGAARDAADLSEFTRRLRASVWFGDITHPDYERVDDQRSSTDAVRHLTWKLDVEVRRWN; this is translated from the coding sequence ATGATTCGCATCAACCTCGCGCCGACCAAGCGCAAGCGCAGCTCCGCCGGCACGGTCGTGGCGGCGGCGCCCGGGCGCAACAACACTGCGGTGGCGTCGGGCGGGGGCGGCTCGGGCGCGGCCTCGCTGCTGCTCATGGTCATCGCCTGGGCCGCGCTGGGCGGCGCGGGCTGGTATCTGCTCGGCATCGAAGAAGACGCGACCCTCGCGGTGCGAGGCCAGGCCGCGACGATCGGCAACGAGGTCAACGAGATCAAGGGCGTGATCGACGAGGCCGGCCTCAAGGCTCGCGAAGACGACATCGCGCGCCAGAAGCTGGCGATCGACAAGCTGAAGGCCAAGCAGCGCACGCCGGTCTACGTGATGTACGAGATCGCGAGCATCCTGACCGATGCGCAGCTCGGCGGCTCCGTCACCATCGACCAAGAGAAGTACAAGAAGAACAAGGCCGACGATCCGCAGAGCGAGATCAACGAGCGCTGGGATCCTTCGGGCCTGTGGCTGACCAGCATCGAGGAGAACGGCTCGAAGCTCACCATCTCGGGCGCGGCGCGGGACGCCGCCGATCTCTCCGAGTTCACCCGCCGGCTGCGCGCGAGCGTGTGGTTCGGCGACATCACCCACCCCGACTACGAACGCGTCGACGACCAGCGCAGCTCGACCGACGCCGTGCGGCACCTGACGTGGAAGCTCGACGTCGAAGTGCGGCGCTGGAACTGA
- the pilM gene encoding type IV pilus assembly protein PilM, with protein MAKQCIGLDIGSSAIKLVQLKPSGRSMSLQNFGIEPVAPQTIVDGVILNHGALVDAIKSLTKRVHLKGKHIALAVSGNAVIIKRLTIPAMDGPALDEQMEWEVRQNIPFAREDVLVDYEVLVKQTPTGQMEVLLVAAKREIVAQYQQVVRDAGFQPVIVDAAALALQNAIELGIGFAPGDTVAIINVGATYSTLSIISSGQPSFNRDLGTGGNTYTEAIQRQLGVSLDGAEAYKVGGAFAAAGAAADVVPQEVHRILWQVSEQVAEEFQRSLDFYMNDAIDARLSRIYLSGGSCLVPQLPKAIQDRSRIPVEIINPFARVVVDTRRFDVEYLRVNAPVATVAFGLAARRPGDSE; from the coding sequence GTGGCGAAGCAGTGCATCGGTCTGGACATCGGCTCGAGCGCGATCAAGCTCGTGCAGCTCAAGCCGTCGGGGCGGAGCATGAGTCTGCAGAACTTCGGGATCGAGCCCGTTGCGCCCCAGACCATCGTCGACGGCGTGATCCTGAACCACGGCGCCCTGGTCGACGCGATCAAGAGCCTGACCAAGCGCGTGCACCTCAAGGGCAAGCACATCGCGCTCGCGGTCTCGGGCAACGCCGTGATCATCAAGCGGCTGACCATCCCGGCCATGGACGGGCCCGCGCTCGACGAGCAGATGGAGTGGGAGGTTCGCCAGAACATCCCCTTCGCCCGTGAGGACGTGCTCGTCGACTACGAGGTGCTGGTCAAGCAGACCCCCACCGGCCAGATGGAGGTGCTGCTGGTCGCGGCGAAGCGCGAAATCGTCGCGCAGTACCAGCAGGTCGTCCGCGACGCCGGCTTCCAGCCCGTGATCGTCGACGCGGCCGCACTCGCGCTACAGAACGCGATCGAGCTCGGCATCGGCTTCGCGCCCGGCGACACCGTGGCGATCATCAATGTCGGCGCGACCTACTCGACGCTCTCGATCATCTCGAGCGGCCAGCCCTCGTTCAACCGCGACCTGGGCACCGGCGGCAACACCTACACCGAGGCCATCCAACGGCAGCTGGGCGTGAGCCTCGACGGTGCCGAGGCCTACAAGGTCGGCGGTGCGTTCGCGGCCGCAGGCGCAGCCGCCGACGTGGTGCCGCAGGAGGTCCACCGCATCCTCTGGCAGGTGTCCGAGCAGGTCGCCGAGGAATTCCAACGTTCGTTGGATTTCTACATGAACGACGCCATCGACGCCCGCCTGAGCCGCATTTACCTGAGCGGCGGCTCGTGCCTGGTACCGCAGCTGCCCAAGGCGATCCAAGATCGCTCTCGCATCCCGGTGGAGATCATCAACCCATTCGCGCGCGTCGTGGTCGACACGCGGCGCTTCGACGTCGAGTACTTGCGCGTGAACGCCCCGGTTGCGACCGTGGCATTCGGCCTGGCCGCACGCCGTCCGGGGGACTCCGAATGA
- a CDS encoding helix-turn-helix domain-containing protein, translated as MDPEPTQGAKAAPSGHASASVPEHDDPPRTAEAPSRGGDAPTRKEPARSEAAVEPAVPTKRRRAKQPAVRENAGLVPNNVKRLRQAAMMSKAELARRAGVSPLTIDRVEAGCPCRMDTKRKILEALGLQPSAAKEVFPDEDLG; from the coding sequence ATGGATCCGGAACCAACGCAAGGCGCGAAGGCGGCCCCCTCGGGGCATGCGAGCGCGTCCGTGCCCGAGCACGACGATCCGCCCCGCACGGCGGAGGCGCCCTCGCGCGGCGGCGACGCGCCGACACGCAAGGAGCCCGCACGCAGCGAGGCGGCCGTGGAGCCGGCGGTGCCGACGAAGCGACGCCGTGCCAAGCAGCCGGCGGTGCGCGAGAACGCGGGCCTCGTGCCCAACAACGTCAAGCGCCTGCGTCAGGCCGCCATGATGAGCAAGGCCGAGCTCGCCCGCCGCGCGGGGGTCAGTCCCTTGACCATCGACCGCGTCGAAGCCGGCTGCCCCTGCCGGATGGACACCAAGCGCAAGATCCTCGAAGCCCTCGGCCTGCAGCCCTCTGCGGCCAAGGAAGTCTTCCCGGACGAAGACCTCGGCTGA